A stretch of Scheffersomyces stipitis CBS 6054 chromosome 2, complete sequence DNA encodes these proteins:
- the RRS1 gene encoding Rhodanese-related sulfurtransferase, translating to QTRAYSVLTETPVAKLYNYKDVKEIASNPQSYPGSVLVDVREPVEFNDGHIPGALNIPFKSSPGALDLSAEEFRENFGFDKPSPEKELVFYCLGGVRSTAAEELANTFGYTKRGNYVGSWEDWVANENA from the coding sequence CAAACCAGAGCCTACTCGGTTTTGACAGAAACTCCCGTGGCCAAGTTGTACAACTATAAGGACGTAAAGGAAATTGCATCAAATCCTCAGAGCTACCCAGGTAGTGTCTTGGTTGATGTCAGAGAACCAGTTGAATTCAACGACGGTCACATCCCTGGAGCTCTCAACATTCCGTTCAAGTCTTCTCCCGGAGCTTTGGACTTATCGGCTGAAGAATTCCGTGAAAACTTCGGCTTCGATAAGCCTTCTCCCGAAAAGGAACTTGTGTTCTACTGTCTTGGTGGTGTCAGATCCAcagctgctgaagaattggccaaCACTTTCGGCTACACCAAAAGAGGCAACTACGTTGGTTCCTGGGAAGACTGGGTCGCAAACGAAAATGCT